In Melospiza melodia melodia isolate bMelMel2 chromosome 9, bMelMel2.pri, whole genome shotgun sequence, the genomic window GCTCCAGAGCTGCAACCTGTTCCTCAATTAGGTCTATCTGTTCCAGATATGGCTGAAGATCAGCATCTTAAAAAAGCATGAAAATTTTATCTGTCAGTTCTCAGTAATGCACTTCCAAGAAACACTTCACACTCGAAACACAAGAATTTCTTATTACATTCTTCAGATAGGACACTTCAAAAGGTGCCCTCTCCCAGCCCAAAATTAAGTGGTGACTCTGACAGCCATGTTCCAGGAAAATATTAAATGTTTAAGTGTACTGTCTAGTCTCTAACACAAGTAACAAGAGAACGTGAATTAAAAGAAGTGTTATACCTATCAGATCCAGAGTCTGGGGTAAACCAGGACACAAATTCAGATGTATTTTCTCTTACAGTAGTCTACAGAGTCTAAAGCTGTTAAGAAATATACAAGACTGGCATTGCATAGCAGCACATCTATCAGTGAGTTTTATTTCCTTCAACACTAATGGAGTGTGAACCTTCTGACTCTAAGATGTTTTATTTCCCAAACAAGTGTGCCATTTATGACACCCCTACCTTACTTGGTGTACTTACATTTTTGGTTTAAATCCTTCAGATTTCTACTGATGTTTATAGCAATATCTTTCATTTCTAAGTACTTCAAGCTAGTCAGCTTATTCATGTTTTCCAAGAGTTTGTAGTCTTCACTGGTGgcttaaaaaaatataaagtatATTTTAATTAAAGGTGATGTGGTTTGAATTGTGTGCAGACTCTTCAAGAGGACAAGAGATTTCAATCCAACAGCCAAATAAAGCACAACAGTTTAGATGGCAATACAGGTTATTAGTATACACTCTACAAAAAGATGACATTTTGTGAATTCCAAAAATCAACTGCACTGATGAATTTACTTCtaaatttttttgaaaaaaatttaCTAAGTCCTCATATTTCTATTCTTAACTCTGTCAGTTTGACACTTAAGTTTACAAAACTGATAGCACAAATCCAGACTAGTAATTTGTACCATATATTCTTCCAGTCTGCAAATCAGGAGTGCTTTCAAAATTAGAGCCTAGGACATGCATTAACTTGGTGAACAGTTTACTTTGCTCCAGTTAATTTTGCACAGCAGTTTATTCTAAAGCATAAATGTTGGAAAACATATATGATCCCTGCTCTCAAGAAAAAAATGACTCCACTCTCTGTAGTGCCTCTCTCCTACTCTGTTTTAACCTAGATGCTTTTGTTAGATTGACTTTCCATGTACAAACTTCTTTgagattaaaaagaaatatttttaatctgCTAATATCACACTGAATTGTTCTGAAAAATATTTGTAATATTCTGGGACTTCATTAAATTATTATAACCAATCTCAGTGTTCTTAGCAGCCTATCAATGTGCCAAATTTGGACTGCCAGTCTTACCAGACGCAATCTAAATAGTTACAGTTTAGACAAGCTATCCAAGAGATTTCTTTCaaacaaagtggaaaaaaaagaactTGCAGGTCAGTATTGCAGTGCCTTACCTGTCAGTTCACCTGTCAGGTAAGTGGCCATTTTGCTGAACATGTCTTTGCAGAGTTCATTGATATCTGCTTCTGCTGGCTCCTTAGCTTCCTCTGCAGTTTCAATAGCAGGATCCTCTACTCAGGGAAAGACATTACAGGGTTAAGACAAACTATAGCAAGTCCGGAAGCACAACAGAAAGATTACATGGTTCCATTTTCCCCCCCTTAAGCTGACTACAGCTGCTTTTCATGTAAATTGCCTTCTTTACACGTTACACTGTTAAGGAGTAACAAACCACGGCAGCTTCTTCAAAGTAGCACCATCATTATTTCCAAATAATACTTTAGGGAGCATTCAAGAGAGAGGCACCCAGTCTGACAGCACTGACAAGCATTAGTCCCCCTCGTGCCTAGACAGCAAAACAGTTTGGGCAGAACTTCTGAGTGGCTGAGTGCACGGCGCTGCTGTTTATTTCTAGTCACCGACTCGGAAAAGAAGCACCGCTGCCCCAATCCGCTTCATATGGGCTACAACAGATCCCCACCTGCGGAAAGCGGCAATCGCCGCTTTCTTCTCAAACCCGTTTCTGCCACAATCTGCCCTTGTTCGGCCCCTTCCCGGAGCAGTCCGGCACCTCTCCCCCAGCCCGGCAGGCCGCTCCTTCCCCCGTCGGCAGCGTTTGCCGGCTCGCACACGAAGGCTGCCCGAGGCCCGCGGCTCCCTCCGACCGAAGCGGTGGCAGGGCCAGGACTCGGCCGGTCCCCGGGGCAGCAG contains:
- the BLOC1S2 gene encoding biogenesis of lysosome-related organelles complex 1 subunit 2, which produces MAAAAEGPPEAGAQPAKQDPAIETAEEAKEPAEADINELCKDMFSKMATYLTGELTATSEDYKLLENMNKLTSLKYLEMKDIAINISRNLKDLNQKYADLQPYLEQIDLIEEQVAALEQAAYKLDAYSKKLEAKYKKLEKR